One genomic window of Phaenicophaeus curvirostris isolate KB17595 chromosome 21, BPBGC_Pcur_1.0, whole genome shotgun sequence includes the following:
- the C1QBP gene encoding complement component 1 Q subcomponent-binding protein, mitochondrial: protein MLLARSLRSVAARALRSPPRRLLFSPFSSSASPRALLPPPAAAAPPLARSLWQLGGGGGRTALLRPRRGSAGGVSCGCGGLHTEGDKAFVQFLTDEIKEEKKIQKHKSLPKISGGWELEVHGTEAKLVRKIAGEKITVTFNINNSIPPSDEEETQEEQKPDEQEPELTSTPNFVVEVIKDDTKQTLVLDCHYPEDEIGQEGEEESDIFTIREVSFQPTGESDWKDTNYTLNTDSLDWALYDHLMDFLADRGVDNTFADELIELSTALEHQEYIKFLEDLKSFVKCQ, encoded by the exons ATGCTGCTCGCCCGCTCGCTGCGCTCGGTCGCCGCCCGCGCCCTGCGCTCGCCGCCGCGccgcctcctcttctcccccttctcctcctccgcGTCCCCGAGAGCCCTCctgccgccgcccgccgccgccgcgccgcccctCGCGCGCTCCCTCTGGCAGctgggcggcggcggcgggcggacGGCGCTGCTGCGCCCGCGGCGGGGCTCGGCCGGGGGCGTCTCCTGCGGCTGCGGCGGCCTCCACACCGAGG GCGACAAAGCTTTCGTGCAGTTCCTGACAGATGAGAtcaaagaggagaagaaaatccAGAAACACAAATCCCTGCCCAAGATCTCCGGCGGGTGGGAGCTGGAAGTGCACGGCACAGAGGCCAAGCTGGTGCGGAAGATAGCGGGGGAGAA GATAACGGTTACCTTCAACATCAACAACAGCATCCCACCCTCAGATGAAGAAGAAACACAGGAAGAGCAGAAACCCGATGAGCAAGAG CCTGAACTTACGTCAACTCCAAACTTCGTTGTGGAAGTAATAAAAGATGACACGAAGCAGACCCTTGTTCTCGACTGCCATTATCCAGAAGATGAG ATTggacaggagggagaggaagaaagtgaCATTTTCACAATTCGGGAGGTCAGTTTTCAGCCCACTGGAGAATCAGATTGGAAGGACACCAACTACACCCTCAATACGGATTCCCTGGACTGG GCTTTGTACGATCACTTAATGGATTTCTTGGCCGATCGAGGAGTGGACAACACGTTTGCCGATGAGTTAATAGAGCTCAGCACTGCACTGGAGCACCAGGAGTACATTAAATTCCTCGAAGACCTTAAAAGCTTTGTGAAATGTCAGTAG
- the RPAIN gene encoding RPA-interacting protein isoform X1 yields MAAPQRARCRGPCRRVRGAPPPWKEAYRHRCLERLRSSRAQLLERYRRGAEDGTARGALLVPEVMEQEWQALRAGGAAEGPAQMLEDPDELAVLEEIQQELILQEQSVIEEYERSLQFDEECLNAMLDGLEASDKVICPVCRKNNLTVRNHLVFCQCGLYITTQCLSGYDRGEASGTPREHRDGTQSPVLPQPGVHRDQRNGGRNQSPHELPGLRLLGDSPLSRFCCCFCTGRTSRLRLHPELLLFFMYILVTAVPKRYLQRQWPCLDLHF; encoded by the exons ATGGCGGCTCCGCAGCGGGCGCGCTGTAGGGGCCCGTGCCGCCGGGTGCGGGGGGCTCCGCCGCCGTGGAAGGAGGCCTATCGCCAC CGCTGCCTGGAGCGGCTGAGGAGCAGCCGGGCGCAGCTGCTGGAGCGGTACCGGCGCGGCGCAGAGGATGGCACGGCCCGCGGGGCGCTGCTGGTGCCCGAGGTGATGGAGCAGGAGTGGCAGGCGCTGCGGGCCGGCGGGGCAGCCGAGGGCCCGGCCCAG ATGCTAGAAGACCCCGATGAGCTAGCAGTACTGGAAGAGATCCAACAAGAACTGATCTTGCAAG AGCAGTCGGTTATAGAAGAGTACGAGCGAAGCCTGCAGTTTGATGAAGAATGTCTCAACGCGATGCTTGATGGCTTGGAGGCCAGCGACAAGGTCATCTGCCCTGTGTGCAGAAA GAATAACCTGACTGTGAGGAATCACTTGGTTTTTTGCCAGTGTGGATTATACATCACCACGCAG TGTCTCTcagggtatgacagaggggaagCTTCGGGCACTCCTAGAGAACACCGTGACGGAACACAGTCACCGGTGCTTCCACAACCCGGAGTTCACCGTGACCAGCGGAATGGAGGAAGAAACCAGTCTCCTCATGAGCTGCCCG GTCTGCGACTCCTGGGCGATTCTCCTCTAAGTagattctgctgctgcttttgtacTGGAAGGACTTCGAGACTAAGACTCCACCCAGAGCTGCTACTGTTTTTTATGTATATACTTGTCACTGCTGTGCCAAAAAGATACCTACAAAGGCAGTGGCCCTGCCTTGACCTGCACTTTTGA
- the RPAIN gene encoding RPA-interacting protein isoform X2: MAAPQRARCRGPCRRVRGAPPPWKEAYRHRCLERLRSSRAQLLERYRRGAEDGTARGALLVPEVMEQEWQALRAGGAAEGPAQMLEDPDELAVLEEIQQELILQEQSVIEEYERSLQFDEECLNAMLDGLEASDKVICPVCRKNNLTVRNHLVFCQCGLYITTQGMTEGKLRALLENTVTEHSHRCFHNPEFTVTSGMEEETSLLMSCPVCDSWAILL, encoded by the exons ATGGCGGCTCCGCAGCGGGCGCGCTGTAGGGGCCCGTGCCGCCGGGTGCGGGGGGCTCCGCCGCCGTGGAAGGAGGCCTATCGCCAC CGCTGCCTGGAGCGGCTGAGGAGCAGCCGGGCGCAGCTGCTGGAGCGGTACCGGCGCGGCGCAGAGGATGGCACGGCCCGCGGGGCGCTGCTGGTGCCCGAGGTGATGGAGCAGGAGTGGCAGGCGCTGCGGGCCGGCGGGGCAGCCGAGGGCCCGGCCCAG ATGCTAGAAGACCCCGATGAGCTAGCAGTACTGGAAGAGATCCAACAAGAACTGATCTTGCAAG AGCAGTCGGTTATAGAAGAGTACGAGCGAAGCCTGCAGTTTGATGAAGAATGTCTCAACGCGATGCTTGATGGCTTGGAGGCCAGCGACAAGGTCATCTGCCCTGTGTGCAGAAA GAATAACCTGACTGTGAGGAATCACTTGGTTTTTTGCCAGTGTGGATTATACATCACCACGCAG ggtatgacagaggggaagCTTCGGGCACTCCTAGAGAACACCGTGACGGAACACAGTCACCGGTGCTTCCACAACCCGGAGTTCACCGTGACCAGCGGAATGGAGGAAGAAACCAGTCTCCTCATGAGCTGCCCG GTCTGCGACTCCTGGGCGATTCTCCTCTAA